The following proteins are encoded in a genomic region of Nocardioides renjunii:
- a CDS encoding ABC transporter ATP-binding protein: MASEPAHRAAPADAPGAPEQEYLLELTDIEAGYGRAALVLRGLTVKVPPATVVCLVGPNGAGKSTVLKVASGMLTPRSGTIKVAGKDVTKNSPQQMLTAGLSHVLQGHSVFKEMTVEENVRLGAYSVKDKSEVADRIDFVKSLFPVVADRWNALAGALSGGQQKQVEFARSLMVSPRVVLLDEPSMGLDPKATGTVFEQVVRMRDAGTAVLLVEQNARRALETADLGCVLDLGRVHISGPADELLRDPQLAALYLGGRPAAAPTT, translated from the coding sequence TTGGCATCTGAACCGGCCCACCGAGCAGCACCTGCCGACGCCCCCGGCGCCCCGGAGCAGGAGTACCTCCTCGAGCTCACCGACATCGAGGCCGGCTACGGCCGCGCCGCGCTCGTCCTGCGCGGCCTCACCGTGAAGGTCCCGCCGGCCACGGTCGTGTGCCTCGTCGGACCCAACGGCGCCGGCAAGTCCACGGTCCTCAAGGTCGCGAGCGGCATGCTCACCCCGCGCTCCGGCACGATCAAGGTCGCCGGCAAGGACGTCACGAAGAACTCGCCGCAGCAGATGCTGACCGCCGGGCTCTCCCACGTCCTGCAGGGGCACAGCGTCTTCAAGGAGATGACGGTCGAGGAGAACGTCCGCCTCGGCGCCTACTCGGTCAAGGACAAGAGCGAGGTCGCCGACCGCATCGACTTCGTCAAGTCGCTCTTCCCGGTGGTCGCCGACCGCTGGAACGCCCTCGCCGGGGCGCTGTCCGGCGGCCAGCAGAAGCAGGTCGAGTTCGCCCGCTCGCTGATGGTGAGCCCGCGGGTCGTGCTGCTCGACGAGCCGTCGATGGGGCTGGACCCCAAGGCCACGGGCACCGTCTTCGAGCAGGTCGTGCGGATGCGCGACGCCGGCACCGCGGTGCTCCTCGTGGAGCAGAACGCGCGCCGGGCGCTGGAGACCGCCGACCTCGGCTGCGTGCTCGACCTGGGCCGGGTGCACATCTCCGGCCCGGCCGACGAGCTGCTGCGCGACCCGCAGCTGGCCGCGCTCTACCTGGGTGGCCGTCCTGCGGCCGCGCCCACCACCTGA
- a CDS encoding Gfo/Idh/MocA family protein, whose translation MPDRTSDPTYRILMNGVTGRMGYRQHLLRSILAIRDDGGIALPDGTRLQVEPVLLGRNADKLARLADQHQITDWSTDLDTALAEDPAPIYFDSQVTSERKKAILKAAAAGKHVFTEKPIAETVAEGQELVDAAERHGIINGVVHDKLYLPGLMKLKRLVDSGYFGRILSVRGEFGYWVFEGDYLPAQRPSWNYRAQDGGGMVLDMFCHWNYVLENLFGAVEAVTAKAVTHIPERWDENGERYDATADDAAYAIFELAGGIIAQVNSSWAVRVERKELVEFQVDGTHGSAVAGLFNCRIQPRESTPMPVWNPDLPTTEDFRGQWREIPDNQVFRNGFRAQWEQFLLDVHAGRPHAYDFSAGVRGLELVDAGLTSSAEGRRVALR comes from the coding sequence ATGCCTGACCGCACCTCCGACCCGACCTACCGCATCCTCATGAACGGCGTCACCGGCCGCATGGGCTACCGCCAGCACCTGCTGCGCTCGATCCTCGCCATCCGCGACGACGGCGGCATCGCGCTGCCGGACGGCACCCGCCTGCAGGTCGAGCCGGTCCTGCTCGGCCGCAACGCCGACAAGCTGGCCCGGCTCGCCGACCAGCACCAGATCACCGACTGGTCGACCGACCTCGACACCGCGCTGGCCGAGGACCCGGCCCCGATCTACTTCGACTCGCAGGTCACCAGCGAGCGCAAGAAGGCCATCCTCAAGGCCGCCGCCGCCGGCAAGCACGTCTTCACCGAGAAGCCGATCGCCGAGACCGTCGCCGAGGGCCAGGAGCTCGTCGACGCCGCCGAGCGCCACGGCATCATCAACGGGGTCGTGCACGACAAGCTCTACCTGCCCGGCCTGATGAAGCTCAAGCGGTTGGTCGACTCCGGCTACTTCGGCCGGATCCTCTCGGTCCGCGGCGAGTTCGGCTACTGGGTCTTCGAGGGCGACTACCTCCCCGCCCAGCGGCCCAGCTGGAACTACCGCGCCCAGGACGGCGGCGGGATGGTCCTCGACATGTTCTGCCACTGGAACTACGTGCTGGAGAACCTCTTCGGAGCCGTCGAGGCCGTCACCGCCAAGGCGGTCACCCACATCCCCGAGCGGTGGGACGAGAACGGCGAGCGCTACGACGCCACGGCCGACGACGCGGCGTACGCCATCTTCGAGCTGGCCGGCGGCATCATCGCCCAGGTCAACTCGTCGTGGGCCGTGCGCGTCGAGCGCAAGGAGCTCGTGGAGTTCCAGGTCGACGGCACCCATGGCTCGGCGGTCGCCGGGCTGTTCAACTGCCGCATCCAGCCGCGCGAGTCGACCCCGATGCCGGTGTGGAACCCCGACCTGCCCACCACGGAGGACTTCCGCGGCCAGTGGCGCGAGATCCCCGACAACCAGGTGTTCCGCAACGGGTTCCGGGCGCAGTGGGAGCAGTTCCTGCTCGACGTGCACGCGGGTCGGCCGCACGCCTACGACTTCTCCGCCGGCGTGCGCGGGCTCGAGCTCGTCGACGCCGGCCTGACGTCGTCGGCCGAGGGCCGGCGGGTGGCGCTGCGATGA
- a CDS encoding dihydrodipicolinate synthase family protein: MSPASVDVPLADGGWHTVTLSEPRQWKDHPGPYAERVAFAAAHVVADPRGENVPGAAAVVDWDSTLAFRRELFRYGFGVAEAMDTAQRNMGLDWRAVQELVRRSAEQAREYDARIASGAGTDHVGAVTTVDEVRAAYAEQVEFVQSTGSQVILMASRQLAAVAAGPDDYLSVYAELLEQVREPVVLHWLGEAFDPQLRGYWGSADVEAATATFLDLVRAHADKVDGVKVSLLSADHETGLRAALPAGVRLYTGDDFNYPELIRGDGTHHSDALLGAFAAIAPAASAALTALDDGDLATYDAEMAPTLPLSRHVFEAPTYYYKTGIAFLSWLCGHQPGFTMVGGLQSARSAVHLGRLFTLADEARLLPDPELAAHRMRVWLEGAGLAR, encoded by the coding sequence ATGAGCCCTGCGAGCGTCGACGTCCCGCTCGCCGACGGCGGGTGGCACACCGTCACCCTCAGCGAGCCGCGTCAGTGGAAGGACCACCCGGGCCCCTACGCCGAGCGCGTCGCGTTCGCGGCCGCCCACGTCGTCGCCGACCCGCGCGGCGAGAACGTCCCGGGCGCCGCCGCGGTCGTCGACTGGGACTCCACCCTGGCCTTCCGCCGCGAGCTGTTCCGCTACGGCTTCGGCGTCGCCGAGGCGATGGACACCGCACAGCGCAACATGGGGCTGGACTGGCGCGCGGTGCAGGAGCTCGTGCGCCGCAGCGCCGAGCAGGCCCGCGAGTACGACGCGCGGATCGCCTCGGGCGCCGGCACCGACCACGTCGGCGCGGTCACCACGGTCGACGAGGTGCGGGCGGCGTACGCCGAGCAGGTCGAGTTCGTCCAGTCGACCGGCTCCCAGGTCATCCTCATGGCCTCGCGCCAGCTGGCCGCCGTGGCAGCAGGTCCCGACGACTACCTGTCGGTCTACGCCGAGCTGCTCGAGCAGGTCCGCGAGCCAGTGGTCCTGCACTGGCTGGGCGAGGCGTTCGACCCGCAGCTGCGGGGCTACTGGGGCTCGGCCGACGTCGAGGCGGCCACCGCGACGTTCCTCGACCTGGTCCGCGCCCACGCGGACAAGGTCGACGGCGTCAAGGTGTCGCTGCTCTCGGCGGACCACGAGACGGGCCTGCGCGCCGCGCTACCCGCGGGCGTCCGGCTCTACACCGGCGACGACTTCAACTACCCCGAGCTCATCCGCGGCGACGGCACCCACCACTCCGACGCGCTGCTCGGCGCCTTCGCCGCGATCGCCCCCGCCGCGTCGGCGGCGCTGACGGCGCTCGACGACGGCGACCTGGCGACGTACGACGCCGAGATGGCGCCGACGCTGCCGCTCTCACGGCACGTCTTCGAGGCCCCCACCTACTACTACAAGACGGGGATCGCGTTCCTGTCGTGGCTCTGCGGGCACCAGCCCGGGTTCACCATGGTGGGCGGCCTGCAGTCGGCACGCAGCGCGGTGCACCTAGGCCGGCTGTTCACGCTGGCCGACGAGGCGCGGCTGCTGCCGGACCCGGAGCTGGCGGCGCACCGGATGCGCGTGTGGCTCGAGGGCGCGGGGCTGGCGCGATGA
- a CDS encoding sugar phosphate isomerase/epimerase family protein, which yields MTTDEAVGQRIDAALDVPSGSPARVDTPRPGDPRLARLSLNQKTVDGWSLREAVDGCVAAGLPAIGTWREPVAEVGVETAGRWIRDAGLRVSSVCRGGFFTGAGDLSRSERHDDNRRALDEAATLGAPCLVLVPGGLPAGDRDLRAARDRAAAAVEALVPHALEVGVRLAIEPMHPIFAADRGVVSTLAQALDIAEPLPAEAVGVVVDTFHVWWEPGVEDQIARAGGRIASYQVCEWITPLPPDALLSRGMMGDGHIDFAHLTSLVTAAGYSGDVEVEIFNADVWAAPGRDVVETLARRYVELVEPHL from the coding sequence ATGACGACGGACGAGGCGGTCGGCCAGCGGATCGACGCGGCGCTCGACGTCCCGTCGGGCTCGCCCGCCCGCGTGGACACGCCCCGCCCGGGCGACCCGCGCCTGGCCCGGCTCTCCCTGAACCAGAAGACGGTGGACGGCTGGAGCCTGCGCGAGGCGGTCGACGGCTGCGTCGCCGCCGGGCTCCCGGCGATCGGCACCTGGCGCGAGCCGGTCGCCGAGGTCGGCGTCGAGACGGCAGGGCGCTGGATCCGCGACGCCGGCCTGCGGGTGTCGTCGGTGTGCCGGGGCGGCTTCTTCACCGGGGCCGGCGACCTGTCACGCTCCGAGCGCCACGACGACAACCGCCGCGCGCTGGACGAGGCGGCCACCCTCGGCGCGCCCTGCCTGGTGCTGGTGCCCGGTGGGCTGCCGGCCGGCGACCGCGACCTGCGTGCCGCGCGCGACCGCGCGGCGGCCGCGGTCGAGGCGCTGGTGCCGCACGCCCTCGAGGTCGGCGTCCGGCTGGCGATCGAGCCGATGCACCCGATCTTCGCCGCCGACCGCGGCGTCGTCTCGACGCTGGCACAGGCGCTCGACATCGCCGAGCCGCTGCCCGCCGAGGCCGTCGGCGTCGTGGTCGACACCTTCCACGTGTGGTGGGAGCCCGGCGTGGAGGACCAGATCGCCCGCGCGGGCGGGCGCATCGCGTCCTACCAGGTCTGCGAGTGGATCACCCCGCTGCCGCCGGACGCCCTCCTGTCACGCGGGATGATGGGCGACGGACACATCGACTTCGCGCACCTCACCTCCCTCGTCACGGCCGCCGGCTACAGCGGCGACGTCGAGGTCGAGATCTTCAACGCCGACGTGTGGGCCGCCCCCGGCCGCGACGTCGTCGAGACGCTCGCGCGTCGCTACGTCGAGCTCGTGGAGCCGCACCTGTAG
- a CDS encoding PQQ-dependent sugar dehydrogenase: MRSTRWRVVVSTLAVAAATLAPLTAPSTSTATGGGAPAIPPDPSPSTLGLVLEEYAQLPASTPNGPWTDVRIGTRHNRINHIGELPDGSGRLYVPDLNGNLYFLEDRQPSVYLDVKARFPEFLAWRGLGSGFGFVAFHPEFAENGKFYTTHTENPTAPGAQTYPGQPLRSNGVQSVVTEWTATDPSADTFAGTSRELFRYRFAGQIHAIQQIDFNPTAEPGDDDYGLLYLAVGDGGYGVETDIPQQLGDPSGKILRIDPAGTDAPNGAYGIPDTNPWVGEPGALGEIWAIGMRDPHRFSWDAEGKHDMFVGHIGQRAIEAVYEVDAGDDFGWPDVESRLDYQNDTQCRLDPMTAEQAAKGYDFPVASYAHETPANWSCNADSGHAISGGHVHRGDLHSLKGKYVFGDLVKGEVYYATASELRDESDREATVHELQLYDTSGTRMRMSDFVGDGRVDLRFGTDSDRSLYLLAKANGKIWKVVDTRRAPVEKDVEPALADDLVASYDFEHPFAADDSYEQDQGPSRTLIRLVNGRDQMRVNDGAYPGSNNALQLHSAAESPTGAPWKAGIYEADADGMASLSRFAGAEGITVMGWFKMDGTNPTPGYNAIGLAGILSGNSDGHGVRALLELIQVNGELKLVALGRRLDTGASQTFAASAPWQQLLPDGEWVHLAATFDYARGRMALYRNGRAVDGFYTNPNDPWAVDGTGTSPTNPRGIKIGGSFPQDGTERNPCNCRMDGLMFLDDAASASEVARQYRRLLR, encoded by the coding sequence ATGCGAAGCACCCGCTGGCGGGTCGTCGTGTCGACGCTCGCCGTCGCCGCCGCGACCCTGGCACCACTCACCGCACCGTCCACGTCGACCGCGACCGGTGGCGGCGCACCCGCGATCCCGCCCGACCCCTCCCCCTCGACGCTCGGCCTCGTGCTCGAGGAGTACGCCCAGCTGCCGGCGTCGACCCCCAACGGCCCGTGGACCGACGTCCGCATCGGCACCCGGCACAACCGGATCAACCACATCGGCGAGCTGCCCGACGGCTCGGGCCGGCTCTACGTCCCCGACCTCAACGGCAACCTCTACTTCCTCGAGGACCGCCAGCCCTCGGTCTACCTCGACGTCAAGGCGCGGTTCCCCGAGTTCCTCGCCTGGCGCGGCCTCGGCTCCGGCTTCGGCTTCGTGGCCTTCCACCCGGAGTTCGCCGAGAACGGGAAGTTCTACACGACGCACACCGAGAACCCGACGGCTCCCGGCGCACAGACCTACCCGGGCCAGCCGCTCCGCTCCAACGGCGTGCAGAGCGTCGTCACCGAGTGGACCGCGACCGACCCGTCGGCGGACACCTTCGCCGGCACCAGCCGCGAGCTCTTCCGCTACCGGTTCGCCGGCCAGATCCACGCCATCCAGCAGATCGACTTCAACCCCACCGCCGAGCCCGGTGACGACGACTACGGCCTGCTCTACCTCGCCGTCGGCGACGGCGGCTACGGCGTGGAGACCGACATCCCGCAGCAGCTCGGCGACCCGTCCGGCAAGATCCTGCGCATCGACCCCGCCGGCACCGACGCGCCCAACGGCGCGTACGGCATCCCCGACACCAACCCCTGGGTCGGCGAGCCGGGAGCGCTCGGCGAGATCTGGGCGATCGGCATGCGCGACCCCCACCGCTTCAGCTGGGACGCGGAGGGCAAGCACGACATGTTCGTCGGCCACATCGGCCAGCGCGCCATCGAGGCCGTCTACGAGGTCGACGCCGGCGACGACTTCGGCTGGCCCGACGTCGAGTCCCGCCTCGACTACCAGAACGACACGCAGTGCCGTCTCGACCCGATGACCGCCGAGCAGGCCGCCAAGGGCTACGACTTCCCGGTCGCGTCCTACGCGCACGAGACGCCGGCCAACTGGAGCTGCAACGCCGACTCCGGCCACGCCATCTCCGGCGGGCACGTCCACCGCGGCGACCTGCACAGCCTCAAGGGCAAGTACGTCTTCGGCGACCTGGTCAAGGGCGAGGTCTACTACGCCACCGCCAGCGAGCTGCGCGACGAGTCCGACCGCGAGGCGACGGTCCACGAGCTCCAGCTCTACGACACCTCGGGCACCCGCATGCGGATGTCGGACTTCGTCGGCGACGGCCGCGTCGACCTCCGCTTCGGCACCGACTCCGACCGCAGCCTCTACCTGCTGGCCAAGGCCAACGGGAAGATCTGGAAGGTGGTCGACACCCGGCGCGCGCCGGTCGAGAAGGACGTCGAGCCCGCCCTCGCCGACGACCTCGTGGCGTCGTACGACTTCGAGCACCCCTTCGCCGCCGACGACTCCTACGAGCAGGACCAGGGCCCGAGCCGGACGCTGATCCGCCTCGTGAACGGTCGCGACCAGATGCGCGTCAACGACGGGGCCTACCCGGGCTCCAACAACGCGCTGCAGCTGCACAGCGCCGCGGAGTCGCCCACGGGCGCCCCGTGGAAGGCCGGCATCTACGAGGCCGACGCCGACGGCATGGCCTCGCTGTCCCGCTTCGCCGGCGCCGAGGGCATCACCGTCATGGGCTGGTTCAAGATGGACGGCACCAACCCCACGCCCGGCTACAACGCCATTGGCCTCGCCGGGATCCTCTCCGGCAACTCCGACGGGCACGGTGTGCGCGCGCTGCTCGAGCTGATCCAGGTCAACGGCGAGCTCAAGCTCGTCGCGCTGGGACGCCGCCTCGACACCGGCGCGTCGCAGACCTTCGCGGCCTCGGCGCCGTGGCAGCAGCTGCTGCCCGACGGTGAGTGGGTCCACCTCGCGGCGACGTTCGACTACGCCAGGGGCAGGATGGCGCTCTACCGCAACGGGCGCGCGGTCGACGGGTTCTACACCAACCCCAACGACCCGTGGGCCGTCGACGGGACGGGCACCTCGCCCACCAACCCGCGCGGCATCAAGATCGGTGGCTCGTTCCCGCAGGACGGCACCGAGCGCAACCCCTGCAACTGCCGAATGGACGGCCTGATGTTCCTCGACGACGCGGCCTCCGCGTCCGAGGTGGCCCGGCAGTACCGCCGCCTGCTCCGCTGA
- the miaB gene encoding tRNA (N6-isopentenyl adenosine(37)-C2)-methylthiotransferase MiaB → MSTATEASKRTYQVKTHGCQMNVHDSERLSGLLEDAGYVRAGTDQQADVVVFNTCAVRENADNKLYGNLGQLASVKAVTPGMQIAVGGCLAQKDRETITTKAPWVDVVFGTHNIGSLPVLLERARVQEEAQVEILESLSVFPSTLPTKRESAYAAWVSISVGCNNTCTFCIVPALRGKEKDRRPGEILAEVEALVAEGVTEITLLGQNVNAYGVEFGDRQAFSKLLRACGSVEGLERVRFTSPHPAEFTDDVIEAMAETPNVMPSLHMPLQSGSDKVLRDMRRSYRRSKYLGIIERVRAAIPDAAITTDIIVGFPGETEEDFQATLDVVRAARFSAAFTFQYSKRPGTPAAVLEDRVPPDVVKDRYLRLVEVVDEIAWAESKRLVGRTLELMVAEGEGRKDAATHRLSGRARDNRLVHFAADFSEVDADSVRPGDMVSVDVTYAAPHHLVADGPVRSVRRTRAGDAWERRTSAPPAAPASVGLGMPAIGVPAPLPPAPACG, encoded by the coding sequence ATGAGCACCGCCACCGAGGCCTCCAAGCGCACCTACCAGGTGAAGACGCACGGCTGCCAGATGAACGTCCACGACTCCGAGCGGCTGAGCGGGCTGCTGGAGGACGCGGGCTACGTCCGCGCGGGCACCGACCAGCAGGCCGACGTGGTCGTCTTCAACACGTGCGCGGTGCGGGAGAACGCCGACAACAAGCTCTACGGCAACCTCGGCCAGCTGGCGTCGGTCAAGGCGGTGACGCCCGGCATGCAGATCGCCGTCGGCGGCTGCCTGGCGCAGAAGGACCGCGAGACGATCACGACGAAGGCCCCGTGGGTCGACGTCGTCTTCGGCACCCACAACATCGGCTCGCTGCCGGTCCTGCTCGAGCGCGCGCGCGTGCAGGAGGAGGCCCAGGTCGAGATCCTGGAGTCGCTGTCGGTGTTCCCCTCGACGCTGCCGACCAAGCGCGAGTCGGCGTACGCCGCCTGGGTGTCGATCTCCGTCGGGTGCAACAACACCTGCACGTTCTGCATCGTCCCCGCGCTGCGCGGCAAGGAGAAGGACCGCCGCCCCGGCGAGATCCTCGCCGAGGTCGAGGCGCTGGTCGCCGAGGGCGTCACCGAGATCACCCTGCTCGGCCAGAACGTCAACGCCTACGGCGTCGAGTTCGGCGACCGCCAGGCGTTCTCCAAGCTGCTGCGCGCCTGCGGGTCGGTCGAGGGCCTGGAGCGGGTGCGCTTCACCTCCCCGCACCCGGCTGAGTTCACCGACGACGTCATCGAGGCGATGGCCGAGACGCCCAACGTGATGCCGTCGCTGCACATGCCGCTGCAGTCGGGCTCGGACAAGGTGCTGCGCGACATGCGCCGGTCCTACCGCCGCTCGAAGTACCTCGGCATCATCGAGCGCGTCCGCGCCGCCATCCCCGACGCCGCGATCACCACCGACATCATCGTGGGGTTCCCCGGCGAGACCGAGGAGGACTTCCAGGCCACCCTCGACGTCGTCCGCGCGGCCCGCTTCTCCGCCGCCTTCACCTTCCAGTACTCCAAGCGCCCCGGCACCCCCGCCGCGGTCCTCGAGGACCGGGTGCCCCCGGACGTCGTCAAGGACCGCTACCTGCGCCTCGTCGAGGTCGTCGACGAGATCGCGTGGGCGGAGAGCAAGCGCCTCGTCGGCCGGACGCTCGAGCTGATGGTCGCCGAGGGCGAGGGCCGCAAGGACGCCGCGACCCACCGCCTCTCGGGCCGTGCCCGCGACAACCGGTTGGTGCACTTCGCCGCCGACTTCTCCGAGGTCGACGCCGACTCCGTGCGTCCCGGTGACATGGTGAGCGTCGACGTCACCTACGCCGCGCCCCACCACCTCGTCGCCGACGGCCCGGTCCGGTCCGTACGCCGCACGCGCGCCGGCGACGCCTGGGAGCGGCGTACGTCCGCCCCGCCCGCCGCCCCGGCCTCTGTGGGGCTCGGGATGCCGGCGATCGGCGTACCCGCGCCCCTGCCTCCCGCTCCTGCCTGCGGGTGA
- a CDS encoding glycoside hydrolase family 16 protein, with protein sequence MQIGSALDRSKSVRTLGRGLSALIVTVLFLGLVPATAQATTQATTQATAQGAAQAKRAGTVRGTLASLPPIVQPGASAAAPQDTGSLIATFAPPHPGGRVTLERKTSRGWKVEATAVEDAWGSAAFSPRRGTYRARTTSSGRTWTTGTVTTDRWTPEFEDTFSGASLDSSVWNDQRREHESVYAPRTCARVDAAARRVQGGVLHLGVADDPARAGMPCPYTSNGVAGTSRYLLNSQVATEHTRSFRHGIVAARIKPQRAKGMHSGFWLLPSGTTYVDGAPAQGTEIDVMEFFGENGRGTEAIGSHVHYYEANWEKVSLGDYFPSTRRSLGKGRSWWDEFHVFSVEWTDREYVFRIDGREYYREAKAVSQVPQYLVLSNLTSDYELDELTADELGDTAQVDWVRVFDATSHEASKVSVGRTAH encoded by the coding sequence ATGCAGATCGGCAGCGCACTTGATCGTTCCAAGTCCGTCCGCACCCTCGGCCGGGGGTTGTCCGCGCTGATTGTTACCGTCCTATTCCTCGGCCTCGTGCCGGCCACCGCTCAGGCCACCACCCAGGCCACCACTCAGGCCACCGCCCAGGGCGCGGCCCAGGCCAAGCGGGCGGGCACCGTCCGCGGCACCCTCGCGTCCCTCCCGCCGATCGTGCAGCCCGGCGCCTCCGCCGCGGCCCCGCAGGACACCGGCAGCCTGATCGCCACCTTCGCACCGCCCCACCCCGGCGGCAGGGTCACGCTCGAGCGGAAGACCTCCCGTGGCTGGAAGGTCGAGGCCACCGCCGTCGAGGACGCCTGGGGCTCCGCGGCCTTCTCCCCCCGCCGCGGCACCTACCGCGCCCGCACCACCTCCTCGGGCCGCACGTGGACCACCGGCACGGTCACCACCGACCGGTGGACCCCCGAGTTCGAGGACACGTTCTCGGGCGCCTCGCTCGACTCCTCGGTGTGGAACGACCAGCGTCGCGAGCACGAGAGCGTCTACGCCCCGCGCACCTGCGCCCGCGTCGACGCCGCGGCCCGCCGGGTGCAGGGCGGCGTGCTCCACCTCGGTGTCGCCGATGATCCCGCCCGGGCCGGCATGCCGTGCCCGTACACGAGCAACGGCGTGGCCGGCACCAGCCGCTACCTGCTCAACAGCCAGGTCGCCACCGAGCACACCCGCTCGTTCCGCCACGGCATCGTCGCCGCCCGCATCAAGCCGCAGCGCGCGAAGGGGATGCACTCCGGCTTCTGGCTCCTCCCCAGCGGCACGACGTACGTCGACGGCGCACCCGCGCAGGGCACCGAGATCGACGTGATGGAGTTCTTCGGCGAGAACGGCCGCGGCACCGAGGCCATCGGCTCGCACGTCCACTACTACGAGGCCAACTGGGAGAAGGTCAGCCTCGGCGACTACTTCCCCAGCACGCGTCGCTCGCTCGGCAAGGGCCGCAGCTGGTGGGACGAGTTCCACGTCTTCTCGGTCGAGTGGACCGATCGCGAGTACGTCTTCCGCATCGACGGCCGCGAGTACTACCGCGAGGCCAAGGCCGTCTCCCAGGTCCCGCAGTACCTGGTCCTGTCCAACCTCACCTCCGACTACGAGCTCGACGAGCTCACCGCCGACGAGCTGGGCGACACCGCCCAGGTCGACTGGGTCCGCGTCTTCGACGCCACCTCGCATGAGGCGTCCAAGGTGTCGGTGGGCCGCACGGCTCACTGA
- a CDS encoding 2'-5' RNA ligase family protein: MPRLHALELLPDDAGHDVVRRDWQALRDAGLPSQLDHRGATNSPHVTVVAAPVLRAEDQQEAYDLLGPLLPTGARAAGIALLGGRRVTLVRLVEVPDTVARAVLELRARVADVQHPGWLPHVTLARRMDRSDVSRALEVLGHDDVVITLTTLRRWDPDAGIVTTS, translated from the coding sequence ATGCCTCGCCTGCACGCGCTGGAGCTGCTGCCCGACGACGCCGGCCACGACGTCGTACGCCGCGACTGGCAGGCGCTGCGCGACGCCGGGCTGCCCTCGCAGCTCGACCACCGCGGTGCGACCAACAGCCCGCACGTGACGGTGGTGGCCGCGCCGGTGCTGCGGGCAGAGGACCAGCAGGAGGCGTACGACCTCCTCGGCCCGCTGCTCCCGACGGGGGCACGGGCGGCGGGGATCGCCCTGCTCGGCGGCAGGCGGGTGACGCTCGTGCGGCTGGTCGAGGTGCCGGACACCGTCGCGCGAGCCGTGCTCGAGCTGCGCGCACGGGTCGCCGACGTGCAGCACCCGGGATGGCTGCCCCACGTCACCCTGGCCCGCCGGATGGACCGCTCCGACGTGTCGCGCGCCCTCGAGGTGCTGGGCCACGACGACGTGGTGATCACCCTCACGACGCTGCGCCGGTGGGACCCGGACGCCGGAATCGTCACCACTTCGTGA
- a CDS encoding amino acid ABC transporter ATP-binding protein, producing MTAQETAPVSAGRGEPLVVLDGVQKHFGQLHALKDIELTVKRGEVVVVIGPSGSGKSTLCRTINRLETVDEGTITLDGKPLPQEGKALAALRAEVGMVFQSFNLFAHKTILENVTLGPIKVRGIKKDEAERKARELLDRVGVGHQAEKYPAQLSGGQQQRVAIARALAMDPKVMLFDEPTSALDPEMIKEVLDVMVDLAQQGMTMVVVTHEMGFARTAADRVVFMADGAIVEEGTPEEFFTNPRSDRAKDFLGKILKH from the coding sequence ATGACCGCGCAGGAAACGGCCCCCGTCAGCGCCGGCAGGGGCGAGCCGCTCGTCGTGCTCGACGGTGTGCAGAAGCACTTCGGACAGCTCCACGCACTCAAGGACATCGAGCTCACCGTGAAGCGGGGCGAGGTCGTCGTCGTCATCGGGCCGTCCGGCTCGGGCAAGTCGACGCTGTGCCGCACCATCAACCGGCTCGAGACCGTCGACGAGGGCACCATCACCCTCGACGGCAAGCCGCTACCGCAGGAGGGCAAGGCGCTCGCCGCCCTGCGTGCCGAGGTCGGCATGGTCTTCCAGAGCTTCAACCTGTTCGCCCACAAGACGATCCTCGAGAACGTCACCCTCGGCCCCATCAAGGTCCGGGGCATCAAGAAGGACGAGGCCGAGCGGAAGGCCCGCGAGCTGCTGGACCGGGTCGGCGTCGGGCACCAGGCCGAGAAGTACCCCGCCCAGCTCTCCGGCGGCCAGCAGCAGCGCGTCGCGATCGCCCGCGCGCTGGCGATGGACCCCAAGGTGATGCTCTTCGACGAGCCCACCTCGGCGCTCGACCCGGAGATGATCAAGGAGGTCCTCGACGTCATGGTCGACCTCGCGCAGCAGGGCATGACGATGGTCGTGGTGACCCACGAGATGGGCTTCGCCCGCACCGCGGCCGACCGCGTGGTCTTCATGGCCGACGGCGCCATCGTCGAGGAGGGCACCCCCGAGGAGTTCTTCACCAACCCGCGCTCGGACCGCGCCAAGGACTTCCTCGGCAAGATCCTCAAGCACTAG